One Tenebrio molitor chromosome 2, icTenMoli1.1, whole genome shotgun sequence genomic region harbors:
- the LOC138123333 gene encoding micronuclear linker histone polyprotein-like: MIIKMSGHNNTRHQKNKRRVRPPRCSCVCDLDQESDASKHRDSTTVTKRITRATNKRNIEPKSKMKNGAVAEQSTEKTKRKKATPEQQIKARDEQTVVKHTNLRNKSKTGDPIENTVISRNSGDLKKNHTKQTDVNIEKTVNKLSRTRTSTRTNTKDSKNNSNVQFQFNNKSPLLSSQVKKGPVIEQSIERQKTKKKTTGEIQRKSRDEQNVGKNGNLRTRSKTADPIKNLITVNNSGEFKESQKKQQLGGNREERMKKESKTRTPAVRISSSSLTSTRDLRKNGNVQVQTNIKSPSPILKLRKRKFVNYAENSLEVTKNNEKSDNTKKIPIYKQQMDDNIKNNNIGDQYEFDSDSEKQKNRKRRKLDDSSSDEYNKTIQNILKNIRNKTRRRDKKVAFSERNKNLEEFKQIPLEKNKSNKIKTQSVVITQGKDKDNKKNKENIVYEERRNLNGCIEIPQKKPREEHVGYDQHNDDVGQLDDNEYFGFDENTKSSKINIISNIQLQQNSELNVSVATATFFKRTRPNANSTMLQNGLTPWRFSEMNVKRNPHFLTLKESSLPCINQDMVLDHSIVDQFENSFKTETKRSTVKKAKMSTPKRATVITDYFESDVENKENSQVSLFDADQLSPIKSRSKLNSKVDSVKRRILGEKDSNVVSSTPNRSLRESRNLRQSRLPGLSSPNKPKETANNFGFDSSVDESVERSSPKRNPQDKPFRLSISVNDKKYDRKRKFRRIEKDESIVDSGEDDLSDESNVESQNNQNRLFEDLDATEENIVKEVPIKKKKLKWLDQNPSKEHHKKRKDVRSKEEEEEAEKWAAAFNSMCEEIQEFPLEIE; the protein is encoded by the exons atgattattaaaatgtcaggcCATAATAATACTAGGCACCAGAAAAATAAACGACGGGTAAGACCACCGCGTTGTAGTTGTGTTTGTGATCTGGACCAAGAATCTGATGCATCAAAACACCGAGACAGTACTACAGTGACAAAAAGAATTACAAGAgcaacaaacaaaagaaatattgaacctaaatcaaaaatgaaaaatggcgCAGTAGCTGAACAGTCCActgaaaaaactaaaagaaagaAAGCAACTCCAGAACAACAAATAAAAGCCAGAGATGAACAAACTGTAGTGAAACATACgaatttaagaaataaatcTAAAACAGGTGACCCAATTGAGAATACAGTAATATCGAGAAATAGTGgagacttaaaaaaaaatcacacaaaacaaaCAGATGTAAACATAGAGAAAACAGTCAACAAATTAAGTAGAACTAGAACATCTACTAGAACTAATACGAAAGATTCAAAAAACAATAGCAATGTGCAGTTTCAGTTCAATAATAAAAGCCCTTTGCTTTCATCACAAGTGAAAAAAGGCCCAGTAATTGAACAGTCCATTGAAAGACAAAAAACAAAGAAGAAAACAACTGGTGAAATACAAAGGAAAAGTAGAGATGAACAAAATGTAGGAAAAAACGGAAATTTAAGAACTAGATCTAAAACAGCCGACccaatcaaaaatttaataactgtaAATAATAGCGGGGAGTTCAAAGAAAGTcagaaaaaacaacaattaggTGGAAACAGAGAAGAAAGAATGAAGAAAGAATCTAAAACTAGAACACCTGCGGTAAGGATAAGTTCATCGAGTTTAACTAGTACAAgagatttaagaaaaaatggtAATGTGCAGGTACAAACCAATATTAAAAGCCCTTCACCTATTTTAAAGTtgcgaaaaagaaaatttgtaaactaTGCGGAAAATAGTTTAGAAGTAACAAAGAATAATGAAAAATCagacaacacaaaaaagattCCAATCTACAAACAACAAATGGAtgataacataaaaaataacaacataGGAGATCAGTATGAATTTGACTCAGACAGTGAAAAACAGAAGAATCGTAAAAGGCGAAAACTTGATGATTCAAGTTCCGATGAGTATAACAAAACGATACAAAATATTCTCAAAAATATTAGAAACAAAACCAGAAGAAGGGATAAAAAGGTGGCCTTTTCTGAGCGGAACAAAAATTTGGAAGAATTCAAACAAATTCcactggaaaaaaataaaagtaacaaGATCAAAACACAATCGGTAGTTATAACTCAAGGAAAAGAcaaagacaataaaaaaaataaagaaaacatcGTTTAcgaagaaagaagaaatttGAATGGGTGTATAGAAATTCCCCAAAAAAAACCTCGGGAAGAACATGTAGGATATGATCAACACAATGATGATGTCGGTCAGCTTGATGATAATGAATATTTTGGATTTGATGAAaacactaaaagttcaaaaattaatataatcaGTAATATTCAACTGCAGCAAAATAGTGAATTGAATGTAAGCGTAGCAACGGCGACATTCTTTAAACGAACGAGACCAAACGCGAATAGCACGATGCTGCAAAACGGTTTGACTCCTTGGAGGTTCAGCGAGATGAACGTCAAACGGAATCCGCATTTTCTAACACTGAAAGAATCGTCCTTGCCATGTATCAATCAAGATATGGTTTTGGACCATTCAATAGTCGACCAGTTCGAAAATTCCTTCAAGACTGAAACTAAACGTTCAACGGTAAAGAAAGCGAAAATGAGTACCCCCAAAAGAGCGACGGTTATTACCGACTATTTTGAGAGTGACGTcgaaaacaaagaaaacagCCAAGTTAGTCTTTTTGACGCTGATCAGCTCAGTCCGATAAAATCTAGGAGTAAATTAAACAGTAAAGTTGATTCGGTTAAAAGGAGAATTTTGGGCGAAAAAGATAGTAACGTAGTTAGTTCCACACCAAATCGAAGTTTAAGGGAATCGCGAAATTTAAGGCAATCACGTCTACCTGGTTTATCAAGTCCAAATAAGCCGAAAGAAACTGCAAATAATTTTGGTTTTGACTCCAGCGTCGACGAAAGTGTTGAACGTAGTTCACCAAAAAGGAACCCACAAGACAAACCATTCAGATTGTCGATAAGCGTGAACGACAAAAAATATGATCGCAAACGGAAATTTAGAAGGATTGAAAAGGATGAGTCGATAGTAGATAGTGGTGAAGATGATTTAAGTGATGAGAGTAATGTAGAATCTCAAAACAACCAAAATAGACTGTTTGAAGATTTAGACGCAACTGAAGAAAATATTGtg AAGGAAgtacctattaaaaaaaagaagttgAAGTGGCTCGATCAAAACCCATCAAAAGAACATCACAAAAAACGAAAGGATGTTCGAAGTAAAGAAGAG gAAGAAGAAGCTGAAAAATGGGCTGCCGCTTTCAATTCTATGTGTGAAGAAATCCAAGAATTTCCATTGGAGATTGAATAA
- the LOC138123009 gene encoding uncharacterized protein, with amino-acid sequence MGSYAQAIMTGFICRLCSEQKKRVIHLYSGKAKKLALMKKIKLLPITIDKYDNLPKTVCEQCIERLEIQYTLVLKIKKSNAIQRSHRLFHSNGRCPVECPLHGIHDPNWAGFDNDEL; translated from the exons ATGGGGAGCTATGCTCAAGCTATAATGACAGGTTTTATATGCAGATTGTGTTCAGAACAGAAGAAAAGAGTCATACATTTGTACAGTGGTAAAGCAAAAAAGCTGgccttaatgaaaaaaattaagttgctACCCATCACG ATTGataaatatgacaatttaCCAAAGACAGTGTGTGAACAGTGCATTGAAAGGTTGGAAATTCAATATACTTTGGTGCTCAAAATAAAGAAGAGCAACGCCATCCAGCGTAGTCACAGACTGTTCCAT aGTAATGGTAGGTGCCCGGTAGAGTGCCCACTTCATGGCATTCATGATCCTAATTGGGCAGGGTTTGACAATGATGAGTTATGA
- the LOC138122998 gene encoding uncharacterized protein, producing the protein MTKKITGTTKKRNVNIQKSYKRKRIAVYKQQMDGNIKNNDIRDQYEFDSDSERYQNRKRRKLDVSSSDEYDTIEIIRNETREKYKTVVFPGENKHLKELEQITLEKSKSSRNKVQSVATSLVKDKENKNNRDNIVLTESRNLNECKESLQENYQEQCEDDLHDGHLGVNECFGFDENMSVVTPTSPNVNSTMLQNVLAPWRFSEIYVKRNPHFITLKESCLPCISQDMVLDHSIVDQFKHSFKSETKSPVKKAKMSTPKRATVITDYFKSGFENKENSQASLFDADQLSPIKIRSKSNNKSDSVKRRILGEKDSNIVSSTPNRNLRKSQISGFEDVIDFGFDSSVDESNEGSSPKKKSHDKAFRLSISVNDKKYHRKRRFRKIENAESIVTSDEEGDLSDLESENDKFRLFEDLDTINKNIEREVPFKKKKLKSLNQTPSKQHKKRKDILSKEEEEDAEKWAAAFNSMCEEIQEFPLQIE; encoded by the exons ATGACGAAGAAAATAACAGGAACAACTAAGAAAAGAAATGTTaacattcaaaaatcatataaaagaaaaaggaTTGCAGTTTACAAACAGCAAATGGATGGTAACATAAAGAATAACGACATCAGAGATCAATATGAATTTGACTCGGACAGTGAGAGATACCAGAATCGTAAAAGACGAAAACTCGATGTTTCAAGTTCTGACGAGTATGATACGATAGAAATTATTAGAAACGAAACcagagaaaaatataaaacggtGGTCTTTCCTGGGGAAAACAAACATTTGAAAGAGTTGGAACAAATCACattagaaaaaagtaaaagcagCAGGAACAAAGTACAATCAGTTGCTACTAGTCTGGTAAAagacaaagaaaataaaaacaacagaGACAATATTGTCTTGACAGAAAGCAGAAATTTGAATGAATGTAAAGAGTCTCTCCAAGAAAATTATCAGGAACAATGTGAAGATGATTTGCATGATGGTCATCTTGGTGTTAATGAATGTTTTGGGTTTGATGAAAATATGAGTGTAGTGACGCCAACATCACCAAACGTCAATAGCACAATGCTGCAAAACGTTTTGGCCCCCTGGAGGTTCAGTGAGATATACGTTAAACGGAATCCACACTTTATAACACTGAAAGAATCATGCTTGCCATGTATCAGTCAAGATATGGTTTTAGATCATTCCATAGTGGATCAGTTTAAACATTCGTTCAAGAGCGAAACTAAATCACCAGTAAAAAAAGCGAAAATGAGTACCCCCAAAAGAGCGACGGTCATCACTGACTATTTTAAGAGTGGATtcgaaaataaagaaaacagtCAAGCTAGTCTTTTTGACGCTGATCAGCTCAGTCCAATAAAGATTAGAAGtaaatcaaataataaaagtgATTCAGTTAAAAGGAGAATTTTGGGTGAAAAAGATAGTAACATAGTTAGTTCCACACCAAATCGAAATTTAAGGAAATCCCAGATATCTGGTTTTGAAGATGTAATTGATTTTGGTTTTGACTCCAGCGTTGATGAAAGTAATGAAGGTAGTTCACCAAAAAAGAAGTCACATGATAAAGCGTTTAGATTATCGATTAGCGTAAATGACAAGAAATATCATCGCAAGCGGAGATTTAGAAAGATTGAAAATGCTGAATCAATAGTCACTAGTGATGAAGAAGGTGACCTAAGCGATCTGGAATCTGAGAACGACAAATTCAGACTCTTTGAAGATTTAGACACTATTAACAAAAACATTgag AGAGAGGTAccttttaaaaaaaagaagttgAAATCGCTCAATCAAACCCCATCAAAACAACATAAAAAACGAAAGGATATTCTAAGTAAAGAAGAG GAAGAAGATGCGGAAAAGTGGGCTGCCGCTTTCAATTCTATGTGCGAAGAAATTCAAGAATTTCCGTTGCAAATTGAATAA